In Streptomyces sp. NBC_01439, the following are encoded in one genomic region:
- a CDS encoding DUF6251 family protein: MEHLPELPQVAQLPDGTYVYAHPTAFPAPQQGPQVVHQHIHQAAPDKTVQRIALGSGVGAGAVAAGVYFGPLLVGALTAIAANIAMLAFLALILGWCVHTVVKSLGSPDAGAAVKNVAKARRRRR; encoded by the coding sequence ATGGAGCACCTTCCCGAACTGCCCCAGGTGGCCCAACTCCCCGATGGCACCTACGTCTACGCCCACCCGACCGCGTTCCCGGCGCCGCAGCAGGGTCCGCAGGTCGTGCACCAGCACATCCACCAGGCGGCCCCGGACAAGACCGTGCAGCGCATCGCCCTCGGCTCCGGGGTCGGTGCGGGTGCGGTCGCGGCCGGCGTGTACTTCGGCCCGCTCCTCGTCGGGGCGCTGACCGCGATCGCCGCGAACATCGCGATGCTCGCCTTCCTCGCCCTGATCCTCGGCTGGTGCGTCCACACGGTCGTGAAGTCCCTCGGCAGTCCGGATGCCGGGGCGGCCGTGAAGAACGTCGCCAAGGCCCGCCGAAGGAGGCGGTGA
- a CDS encoding DUF6284 family protein encodes MEFIAALQNLVTPWSDGLEPSDAELDVIEQEMPLILARVDLLDAQIMTLDRTPTEVDDRRIRRARNRVLAARRDLANRITGSMVSGERA; translated from the coding sequence GTGGAGTTCATCGCTGCACTTCAGAACCTCGTTACCCCGTGGTCCGACGGTTTGGAGCCGTCGGACGCGGAGCTGGACGTGATCGAGCAGGAGATGCCGCTGATCCTGGCGCGCGTTGACCTGCTGGACGCGCAGATCATGACGCTGGACCGGACCCCGACCGAGGTCGACGACCGCCGGATCCGCAGGGCCCGCAACCGGGTCCTCGCGGCCCGGCGGGACCTGGCCAACCGCATCACCGGCTCGATGGTCTCGGGGGAGCGGGCATGA
- a CDS encoding GntR family transcriptional regulator produces the protein MPLSTARDAGRPRYLQIADDLSQQIQEALGDPQAKLRPGAKVPSESELMDRYSVAQGTVRKAMTELRVRGLVDTHHGRGSFVRKAPPVQRKSSDRFRRSHRKAGKAAYLAEAEQAGAKPSVRVLFVGQTDAPAEVATRLGLPAGTKVLARRRLYYSDGIPTEEATSYLPWDLAESIPQLREENPGPGGIYARLEEQGDLLVEFRETVRVRLATKEEQTALSLSPGAPVIHLTRDAQIESGRVVEVCDTLMSADQFVLEYRIPAAD, from the coding sequence ATGCCTCTCTCGACAGCACGTGACGCAGGTCGCCCCCGCTACCTCCAGATCGCGGACGACCTCAGCCAGCAGATTCAGGAAGCCCTCGGGGATCCTCAGGCAAAGCTCCGCCCCGGGGCGAAGGTGCCGAGCGAGTCCGAGCTCATGGATCGTTACTCGGTTGCACAGGGAACCGTCCGTAAGGCCATGACTGAGTTGCGGGTTCGCGGTCTGGTCGACACGCACCACGGGCGCGGCTCATTCGTCCGGAAGGCCCCGCCGGTGCAGCGGAAGTCCAGCGACCGCTTCCGTCGGTCGCACAGGAAGGCAGGCAAGGCCGCGTACCTGGCAGAGGCTGAGCAGGCTGGGGCGAAGCCGAGCGTCCGGGTGCTCTTCGTCGGGCAGACCGACGCCCCAGCCGAGGTTGCCACCCGTCTTGGGTTGCCAGCCGGCACTAAGGTCCTCGCACGCCGTCGCCTCTACTACAGCGACGGCATTCCCACCGAGGAGGCGACGTCGTATCTGCCCTGGGACCTGGCCGAGAGCATCCCGCAGCTCAGGGAGGAGAACCCGGGGCCGGGAGGGATCTACGCCCGCCTCGAAGAGCAGGGGGATCTCTTGGTGGAGTTCCGGGAGACGGTCCGCGTCCGCCTTGCCACCAAGGAAGAGCAGACCGCACTGAGTCTGAGCCCAGGCGCACCCGTCATCCACCTCACGCGGGACGCTCAAATTGAGTCAGGTCGAGTGGTAGAGGTCTGCGACACCCTCATGAGCGCTGACCAGTTTGTTCTGGAGTACCGCATCCCTGCCGCAGACTGA
- a CDS encoding DUF6257 family protein, producing the protein MGKDPKFTAKETAQIGWYIARMAKRGIASETVHLGDLERKVERIIDGAREREAQQAADEAAAEKAARKARAKNGKTK; encoded by the coding sequence ATGGGCAAGGACCCGAAGTTCACCGCCAAGGAGACCGCGCAGATCGGCTGGTACATCGCCCGGATGGCCAAGCGCGGCATCGCCAGCGAGACCGTCCACCTGGGCGACCTGGAACGCAAGGTCGAGCGGATCATCGACGGCGCCCGCGAACGCGAAGCGCAGCAGGCCGCCGACGAGGCAGCGGCCGAGAAGGCCGCCCGCAAGGCCAGGGCCAAGAACGGCAAGACCAAGTAG
- a CDS encoding ATP-binding protein: MTDNVVPLFKDPTSGIYSMPGDTPAGTATAPAPDAVRRVRMWKRSVHGLRAVVTHERTRTAARLVARHGMYVIGGTRVTARRTWDGRTASRYERMIRAAEAGGNFEEAKEWEDRLTRFRAARHHRRMDLLKAPQDAVKSAAYGTGLTAGGLLLLGIVLAIANKDATWILAPITAVIDAIGAVVHVATVVWGPAVTIGPWLALLALWGVGRQRQTAPQWALPAQQRDDAGAPITPSIVVTALRDLGIAPMRKAIKEMGDAGAAMLGPIRIAGCGVEVDASLPSGVSTKEVQERRRKLAENLGRHEHEVFITLPAAARTVRLWIADSGALDEPIGLSPLVTDQKSAANYKTGKAPWGQDLRGDTAALSLYQRMLLITGLSNQGKTAALRALALWAALDRTVEFRIADLKGVGDWDMFDGLATTLIQGPTDEHVIKATVMVEGLVAEMERRIQMPPGTVFTPLIGIVDEAQVAFMCPAVDDDKRPYGGSKATSRYFMAVRKIHNQGRAVDVLLWEGTQDPTDQNLPKLVREGAHTRISLVLGTESQARMALGDKAVDGGAAPHLLRQDLDKGTVVVASGGITIPAGQTSITIRTHYVDDEQAAEVADRAKALRNGVVTTAHTVAAAEEHDPLADILTVLGTETRVLTQDVLKRLTALNGKAYGRWSFIDLKRVLDGTGAEPYKSDGRMVIGRDRITRALTNRPDTGSTSAAE; encoded by the coding sequence ATGACCGACAACGTCGTCCCCCTCTTCAAGGACCCCACCAGCGGCATCTACTCGATGCCCGGCGACACTCCCGCCGGCACGGCCACCGCCCCGGCGCCGGACGCGGTTCGGCGGGTGCGGATGTGGAAGCGCTCCGTCCACGGCCTGCGCGCCGTGGTCACGCACGAGCGGACCCGCACGGCCGCCCGGCTGGTGGCCCGGCACGGCATGTATGTGATCGGCGGTACCCGCGTCACCGCACGTCGCACGTGGGACGGGCGGACCGCCTCCCGGTACGAGCGGATGATCCGGGCGGCAGAAGCTGGCGGGAACTTCGAGGAGGCCAAGGAGTGGGAAGACCGCCTCACCCGCTTCCGGGCCGCGCGCCACCACCGCCGCATGGACCTCCTCAAAGCCCCCCAGGACGCGGTCAAGAGCGCTGCTTACGGGACCGGCCTCACCGCCGGCGGGCTGCTCCTGCTGGGGATCGTGCTGGCCATAGCCAACAAGGACGCCACCTGGATCCTCGCCCCCATCACGGCCGTCATCGACGCGATCGGAGCAGTCGTCCACGTCGCCACCGTGGTGTGGGGACCGGCCGTCACGATCGGTCCATGGCTGGCCTTACTCGCCCTGTGGGGAGTCGGCCGGCAGCGGCAGACGGCGCCCCAGTGGGCCCTGCCCGCGCAGCAGCGTGACGACGCGGGAGCCCCGATCACCCCGTCGATCGTGGTCACCGCCCTGCGTGACCTGGGCATCGCGCCGATGCGGAAGGCCATCAAGGAGATGGGCGACGCGGGCGCCGCGATGCTCGGCCCGATCCGGATCGCCGGATGCGGCGTGGAGGTCGACGCGTCTCTCCCCTCGGGGGTCTCGACCAAGGAAGTGCAGGAGCGGCGCCGGAAGCTGGCGGAGAACCTGGGACGGCACGAGCACGAAGTGTTCATCACCCTCCCGGCCGCCGCCCGGACCGTGCGGCTGTGGATCGCCGATTCCGGCGCGCTCGACGAGCCGATCGGCCTTTCCCCGCTGGTCACGGACCAGAAGTCGGCCGCGAACTACAAGACGGGCAAGGCACCGTGGGGCCAGGACCTGCGCGGCGACACTGCTGCCCTGAGCCTGTACCAGCGCATGCTGCTGATCACCGGCCTGTCCAACCAGGGCAAGACCGCCGCACTGCGCGCCCTCGCCCTCTGGGCCGCCCTCGACCGCACGGTCGAGTTCCGGATCGCCGACCTCAAGGGCGTAGGCGACTGGGACATGTTCGACGGACTCGCCACCACCCTGATCCAGGGGCCGACGGACGAGCACGTGATCAAGGCGACCGTCATGGTCGAAGGGCTCGTCGCGGAGATGGAACGCCGCATCCAGATGCCGCCCGGGACCGTGTTCACGCCGCTGATCGGGATCGTCGACGAAGCGCAGGTCGCGTTCATGTGCCCGGCCGTCGACGACGACAAGCGGCCCTACGGCGGCTCCAAGGCCACCTCCCGGTACTTCATGGCCGTCCGCAAGATCCACAACCAGGGGCGTGCTGTGGACGTGCTGCTGTGGGAGGGCACCCAGGACCCCACCGATCAGAACCTCCCCAAGCTCGTCCGCGAAGGCGCCCACACCCGCATCTCCCTGGTCCTGGGCACCGAATCCCAAGCCCGCATGGCCCTCGGAGACAAGGCCGTCGACGGCGGAGCCGCACCCCACCTGCTCCGCCAGGACCTCGACAAGGGAACCGTCGTGGTCGCCTCTGGCGGCATCACCATCCCGGCCGGCCAGACATCCATCACGATCCGGACGCACTACGTCGACGACGAGCAGGCCGCCGAGGTCGCCGACCGTGCCAAGGCCCTCCGCAACGGCGTTGTCACCACCGCGCACACCGTCGCCGCGGCGGAGGAGCACGACCCGCTCGCGGACATCCTCACCGTCCTCGGCACCGAGACCCGCGTCCTGACGCAAGACGTGCTGAAGCGGCTTACCGCGCTGAACGGCAAGGCGTACGGCCGGTGGTCGTTCATCGATCTCAAGCGCGTCCTCGACGGCACTGGCGCCGAACCCTACAAGTCCGACGGCCGCATGGTCATCGGCCGCGACCGCATCACACGCGCCCTCACCAACCGACCCGACACCGGTTCCACTTCCGCCGCCGAGTAG
- a CDS encoding DUF2637 domain-containing protein, translating into MNRSAKRALVLALVVVVGMAFRVSWNALRDIAKAIGADDTAATLYPFVVDGLMALALVAALVLTDDARKFALRVLAGYTLASLVLNYVHGLLPELHTESIGWSRLASGDWTNWALVLLATSLPVGSIYFGSDLVAKVLHHRPPAEPDAQESEQITGNRLMPEQGESPVEETAPRVEVDSSSVPVVEPIAALPQLAVAAESTRARRATGRVPAAARSSRSVRTDVELLAEARSLTESWPVEKLTGEGIRKALRTSPAKARVVREALKAERERDNAAAVAG; encoded by the coding sequence GTGAACCGCAGTGCCAAGCGTGCTCTCGTCCTCGCGCTGGTGGTCGTGGTCGGCATGGCCTTCCGGGTCTCCTGGAACGCCCTGCGCGACATCGCCAAGGCCATCGGCGCGGACGACACCGCGGCAACGCTCTACCCGTTCGTGGTCGACGGCCTGATGGCCCTGGCCCTCGTCGCCGCGCTCGTCCTGACCGACGACGCCCGCAAGTTCGCCCTGCGGGTCCTCGCCGGATACACGCTCGCCTCACTGGTCCTGAACTACGTCCACGGACTCCTGCCCGAGCTGCACACCGAGTCGATCGGCTGGAGTCGGCTGGCCTCGGGCGACTGGACGAACTGGGCGCTCGTGCTGCTGGCGACATCGCTGCCGGTCGGGTCGATCTACTTCGGCTCCGACCTCGTCGCAAAAGTCCTCCACCACCGACCCCCGGCCGAACCGGACGCGCAGGAATCGGAGCAGATCACCGGAAATCGGTTGATGCCTGAGCAGGGCGAATCGCCGGTCGAGGAGACGGCCCCGAGGGTGGAGGTGGACTCTTCCTCCGTACCGGTGGTCGAGCCGATCGCAGCCCTGCCGCAGCTCGCCGTTGCGGCAGAGTCGACGCGGGCTCGTCGGGCGACCGGTCGGGTACCGGCCGCTGCTCGATCGAGTCGATCGGTCCGCACGGACGTCGAGCTGCTGGCCGAGGCGCGGTCCCTGACGGAGTCGTGGCCGGTCGAGAAGCTGACCGGTGAGGGGATCCGTAAGGCCCTGCGCACGTCTCCGGCCAAGGCCCGGGTCGTCCGTGAGGCGTTGAAGGCTGAGCGGGAGAGGGACAACGCGGCGGCGGTGGCCGGGTGA
- a CDS encoding DUF6303 family protein has product MYSARLANAYFGEWEIYILIEGHSDDWPLHSFGRTSATPTLAERTAALAGLGYEAADGATWEWIEMDSDDGDAVEFRGSFDVRPIGEAP; this is encoded by the coding sequence ATGTACAGCGCCCGCCTGGCGAACGCCTACTTCGGTGAGTGGGAGATCTACATCCTCATCGAGGGTCACTCCGACGACTGGCCCCTCCACTCCTTCGGCCGCACCTCGGCGACGCCCACGCTCGCGGAGCGCACTGCCGCCCTGGCCGGCCTCGGCTACGAGGCGGCAGACGGCGCCACCTGGGAGTGGATCGAGATGGACAGCGACGACGGGGACGCCGTTGAGTTCCGCGGCTCGTTCGACGTCCGCCCCATCGGGGAGGCGCCGTGA
- a CDS encoding DUF6303 family protein: MSKQIFGAQMSLRCCGPTFPERTAGPCWQLYVAQTGLVSKWPTFTWPTTTEVPSVEARQAALAYLGFVLAEGAEWEWTEHIGPDYHPHPVRVLLLGAVKVRPLEEGAA; the protein is encoded by the coding sequence ATGAGCAAGCAGATCTTCGGAGCGCAGATGTCCCTGCGCTGCTGCGGCCCCACGTTCCCGGAGCGGACGGCCGGTCCGTGCTGGCAGCTGTACGTGGCCCAGACCGGTCTGGTCAGCAAGTGGCCCACCTTCACCTGGCCGACCACCACCGAGGTTCCGAGCGTCGAGGCGCGCCAGGCCGCTCTGGCGTACCTCGGTTTCGTCCTCGCCGAGGGCGCCGAGTGGGAGTGGACGGAGCACATCGGCCCGGACTACCACCCCCACCCGGTGCGGGTGCTCCTGCTGGGCGCGGTGAAGGTCCGGCCGCTGGAAGAAGGTGCGGCGTGA
- a CDS encoding RRQRL motif-containing zinc-binding protein — protein sequence MSLRFADCFDPAGRVHGLPTFPWRLAPEGLATRRQLRALGLRPGGQDIAGQILRPRRRRDPLTAFLYRVDRALPVRPMTPAKTAALDRANAARRTCPACRTDAGYVIPLSLGMCVPCAYPEGTP from the coding sequence GTGAGCCTGAGGTTCGCCGACTGCTTCGATCCGGCTGGAAGAGTCCACGGCCTGCCCACCTTCCCCTGGCGCCTCGCCCCGGAAGGACTGGCCACCCGACGTCAGCTCCGCGCCCTGGGCCTGCGGCCCGGCGGGCAGGACATCGCCGGACAGATCCTTCGGCCCCGCCGCCGGCGCGACCCGCTGACCGCGTTCCTGTACCGCGTCGACCGGGCCCTGCCGGTCCGGCCGATGACCCCGGCCAAAACGGCCGCGCTGGACCGGGCGAACGCCGCCCGCCGTACCTGCCCCGCCTGCCGCACCGACGCCGGATACGTCATCCCGCTCTCGCTCGGCATGTGCGTTCCGTGCGCCTACCCCGAAGGAACCCCCTGA